GGCGACTCGCTCGTCGGTATTCAGCTCGCCGCGCGGCTCGAGTCGCGGCTCGGCGTGTCGCTCTCGCCCGACTTCGTCGCGGAGGCGCCCACCGTGCGCGAGATGAGCGCGCTCCTGCGAGCCCGCGTCGCAGGCGCGCGCGGCACGACGCGCTCGTCCGCGCTGCGCGTCCGCGCGGGCGACGACGCGCTCCCGCCGGTGTTCCTGCTCCCGGGGGCCGGCGGCCGTGCGCTCGCCGCGCGCACGCTGGCGCTCCACCTCGAGGACGATCACCCGTTCCATGCGCTCTCCGCGCGAGGGCTCGAGTCGGGCGAAGAGCCGCTGTCGACGATCGAGGCCGCCGCTGGGCACTACCTCGCTTCCATCCGCGCCATTCAGCCGCGCGGGCCTTACTACCTCGTCGGCGCGTCCCTCGGCGGAATGGTGGGGTTCGAGCTCGCACGACAGCTCGAGTCGGAAGGCGAGCGTGTCGCGTATCTCGCGATGCTCGACACGCCCGGTCCCGGGCACTACCCGCGCGTCTTCGACGACGAGATCGACGCGATCGGCTACTTCCTCCGTGACGTGCTCCGCTTCCCGGTGGAGCACGGCGTCCTGCGCGCGTTGCCGGACCGCGACGCACGTCTGACGTGGGCGCTCGAGCAGCTGCGCGGGCGCGGCGCGAGCTTCGCCGACGTGCAACTCGACGGAGCGCGCCGGCTTCTGCGCGTGCTCGAGAGCGACATCACCGCGATGCTCGCGTATCAGCCGAAGCCCTGGGACGGACGCGCCTCGTTCGTCTTCGCGGAATCGCGGCGACCGCACTGGGATCCCGCGACTCCCTTCCTCGCGTGGCAGCCCGTCGTGCGCGGCGGTCTCGAGCTCCTCACCGTCCCGGGCGATCACGCGTCGATGTACGAGGAGCCCCACGTACGCTCGCTCGCTCGCACGCTCTCGCGCGGCCTCCGCGAAGCCCGCACGCGCGGCTGAGCACGACGCCCGCTCGAGACCGCTCGAACCTTTCCCCGCTCCGAGAGCTCCCAAGGAGAGTCATGAATTCCGCAGCTCGTACCGACCACTACGACGTCACGATCCTCGGCGCTGGAATCAGCTCGACGATCGTCGCGAGCATCCTTGCGCGACAGGGCCTGCGCGTCGTGATGCTCGAGAAGAACTCGCATCCGAAGTTCGCGATCGGCGAGTCCACCATCCCGACCACGTCCGGGCTGCTCTCGCTGCTCGCAGTGCGCTACGGCGTGCCCGAGCTCAAGCACCTCACGTCCGCCGCCGCGCTGCTCGACAACGTCTCGAACACCTGCGGCATCAAGAAGAACTTCGGGTTCGTCTATCACCGCACCGACGCGCCGCGACACCCCGACGAGTTCAACCAGGTCGGCGCGGGCGAAGGATGGGAGACCGAGGCCCATCTCTTCCGACAGGACGTGGACGCGTACATGCTCCACACCGCGATTCGCTACGGGGTGCGCGTCCACCAGAACATCGACGTCACGAGCGTTGATCTGCGTGACGACGGAGTGATCACGCATACCAAGGGTGGTCGCTCGTTCTCCTCGAAGTTCGTGGTCGACGGCACCGGCTGGGACTCGGTGATCGCGCGACAGGAAAAACTGCGGACCGGCCTCTCCGAGATCCGCACTCACTCGCGCAGCATCTTCACTCACATGCTCGACGTGCGCCCGTACGAGGAGTGCGTGTCGATCGACACTCCGTCGAAGCTCAGCCAGGGGACTCTGCACCACCTCTTCGACGGAGGCTGGATGTGGGTCATCCCGTTCAACAACCACGAGCGCTCGAAAAACCGCCTCGTGAGCGTCGGCCTGCAGCTCGATCCGCGCCGCTGGCCGCGCCGCCCCGAGCTCGCCGCGGAGGACGAATTCCGCGAGTTCCTCCAGCGACATCCCGATGTCGCGTTGCAGTTCCGCGATGCCAAGGCGGTGCGCGAGTGGACCGTCACCGGAAATCGCGTCCAGTACAACTCGCATCGAAACGTCGGCAAGCGCTACGCGTTGCTGTCGCACGCGATGGGCTTCATCGATCCGCTCTTCTCGCGAGGCCTCCAGAACACGTATGCGGCGATCGCGATGATGATTCCCGCGATCCTCGATGCGTTCCGTGACGGCGACTTTTCGGTCGAGCGCTTCGAGTCCCTGAACACGCTCCAGGAGACGCTGATCCGGGGCAATGATCAGCTCGTGCACTCGTCCTACGTGTCGTTCCGCGATCACCGCCTCTGGAACGCCTGGTACCGCTTCTGGGTGCTCGGATCGATGTACGGAATGCTGGCCGTCAATTACGTGCGCGCGCAGCGCCAATTGACCGGCGACGATGCGTGGCTCGACAAGGTCAATTCGTTCGAGGCGAACGGGTGGATCGCGCCGAACGATCGTGAGGTGGTGGACCTCGTCGATCGCGGTGCCGCCGTGATGAGCGAGGTCGAAGCGGGGCAGATCGGCGTCGAGGCAGCGGTCGAGCGCATCCAGTCGCTCCTCGACTCGGCGGACTTCATTCCGCCGTTCTATCCGATCCGCGAGCTCCACAAGCGCACGCACGAAGTCGGTCCCGAGGCTGAGCAGCGTGTGCTCCGCTGGCTCACGCAGGAGATCCCGCAGCACCTCCGGGACAAGTACTTCCATTTCGATCTCTCGATTCTCGAGAAGCTTCACGCGGCGGAGCTGAAGGAAGCTGGCGCGAAGTTCGACGAGATCGTGAGCGACGGCCGCACCCTCGGCCTGCGACTGCACAGGCTCGCGTCGCAGGACGCGGCGATCACCCCGGCAGAGTGAGGACGACCGTGAGCCTGCCCATCGACGACGTGCTCTATCTGAGCGCGGCGGACATCGAAGCTTCGCTCGCAGGTGCCGAGCTCGAGCTCGTCGACCGCGTGCGCGACGCGTACGAGCGACATTCTGCTGGCCGGTCGGCCGTTCCGCACTCCGTGTTCGTGCGGTTTCCCGAGCGGCCGCGCGATCGCATCATCGCGCTGCCTGCATGGCTCGGCAGCGCTCCGGAGCTCGCGGGGATCAAGTGGATCTCCTCGGTCCCCGGCAACCACGAACGCGGCATCGATCGCGCCTCCGCGGTGATGATCCTGAACGACCTCGAGACCGGCCGCGCGCGAGTCGTGATGGAGGGATCGATCGTGAGCGCGTGGCGAACGGCGGCGTCCGCCGCGCTCGCAGCGCGCACGCTCTCCTCGGAGG
This genomic interval from Sandaracinus amylolyticus contains the following:
- a CDS encoding NAD(P)/FAD-dependent oxidoreductase, which codes for MNSAARTDHYDVTILGAGISSTIVASILARQGLRVVMLEKNSHPKFAIGESTIPTTSGLLSLLAVRYGVPELKHLTSAAALLDNVSNTCGIKKNFGFVYHRTDAPRHPDEFNQVGAGEGWETEAHLFRQDVDAYMLHTAIRYGVRVHQNIDVTSVDLRDDGVITHTKGGRSFSSKFVVDGTGWDSVIARQEKLRTGLSEIRTHSRSIFTHMLDVRPYEECVSIDTPSKLSQGTLHHLFDGGWMWVIPFNNHERSKNRLVSVGLQLDPRRWPRRPELAAEDEFREFLQRHPDVALQFRDAKAVREWTVTGNRVQYNSHRNVGKRYALLSHAMGFIDPLFSRGLQNTYAAIAMMIPAILDAFRDGDFSVERFESLNTLQETLIRGNDQLVHSSYVSFRDHRLWNAWYRFWVLGSMYGMLAVNYVRAQRQLTGDDAWLDKVNSFEANGWIAPNDREVVDLVDRGAAVMSEVEAGQIGVEAAVERIQSLLDSADFIPPFYPIRELHKRTHEVGPEAEQRVLRWLTQEIPQHLRDKYFHFDLSILEKLHAAELKEAGAKFDEIVSDGRTLGLRLHRLASQDAAITPAE